The Candidatus Methylomirabilota bacterium genomic interval AGCAGAGGAAGGCCATCAGCACGGCGGGGCGCAGCATCGGGTGGAAGCGGTGGAAGCCCAGGATCTCCGCCAGCAGCGTGATCGTGAAGCCCACGCCGCCCACGGCGATCATGGTCATGATCCCGAAGCCCACCCACCAGCCCCAGGGATAGGCGTTGTTGATGTTGGCGACGCTGGCGATGCCGGTGGCGTAGCGGATCAGCGTGAGGACGACGCCCACCGCCATGATGGCCAGCAGCACCAGATCCCACCACGTGAGCCGGAAGCCCGCGAAGAGGCGGCCGACGCCCAGCGCGTCCCACATGGGCCCAAAGCGGCCGAGCCGCGTCTGCACGCTCACGCGTGGGGCGCCTCGGGCCCCCGGTTCTTGTTGCGGCGGTGCACGATCCATGCGAGCGCGGCGAAAAGGCCGTACAGGAGGCCAAACACGTGCGGCGTGACCCGGAGCCAGCGGTGCGTGAGGTCCGGCATGGGCTCCTTGGGCAGCCCCGTGATGTAGCCGAGCTGCTCGAAGGGCACCGAGGAGAGGTGGAGCACGCTGGTCCCGCCTACCTCGTCGAGCCCGTAGATCTCGGGGATGTAGGTGCCGGGCGCGGTGGCGATGCGGCGCTTGGCTTCCGCCACCATGTCGTCCCGGTCGCCGAAGCTGATGGCGCCGGTGGGGCACACCGTGGCGCACGCGGGCTTGAGCTGCGCCTCGATGCGGTCGGCGCAGAACGTGCACTTGTGGATGAGGGGCGCGCGGCTCTCGTAGTCGTACTTCGGGATCAGGAAGGGGCAGGCCTGCATGCACGCCCGGCAGCCGATGCAGCGGTTGCTGTTGAACACCACGGGCCCGCGATCCGTCTTGCGCAGCGCGGTGGTGGGGCAGGCGGAGGCGCAGGCCGGGTGCTCGCAGTGCATGCAGAGCTGGCGGCCGAACACCCAGTTGGGCCGGGCCCCGGTGGTGATCTCGTTGAAGGTGATCAGGGTGTAGTTGTTGGCGTCCAGATCGCGCGGGTTCTGATAGCCGGGCCCCGCGAAGAAGTCCGTGTGGTCCGCGGGCCGGTCGTTCCACGCTTTGCACGCGATCATGCAGGCGCGGCACCCGATGCATCGGGTGTTGTCCTGGATCATCGTCTTCGTCTTGACCTTCGGCGCGCCGGGCTTCGCGGGGGCGGGATCGCTCATGCGCGGGCCTTCTTCTTGAGATTGCAGAGGAACACCTTGGTCTCCGGGATCCAGGAGTTGGGATCGCCCACGCTGGCGGTGAGGTCGTTGGCGATCTCGCCCGGCACGATGCCGGCATAGCCCCAGTGCCAGGGCAAGCCGATCTCGTCGATGAGGCGATCGTCCACGTAGTAGGGCTGGAAGCGCTCGGTGACGAGCGCGTACACCTCGATGGAGCCTCGCGCGCTCGACACGATCACGCGATCACCGTTCTTGATGCCCTCGCGCGCGGCCAGCGCGCTGCCGATCTCCACGAAGGCGTGCGGCACCAGGCCCACCAGCCACGGCATGTTGCGGCTCATCGCGCCGGTCTGCCAGTGCTCGGACACGCGGTAGGTGGTGGCGACGAGCGGGAACTCCTGGGGGGTGCCGTAGCGGTCGAACTCGGTGGAGCGCCACACCTGCGCGCACGGGCTGAACGGCACCGGCGAGAGCAGATTCTTCACCGGGCTCTCCACCGGCTCGTAGTGTTCGGGGAAGGGCCCATCGACCAGGTCCGGAGAGAAGAGCTGACCCACCCCCGAGGCCAGCATGATGAAGGGATTGGTCGCGCCCGGCGGCATGGCGCCGTCCGGCACGTCGCCCTCCCAGGCCTTCTTCTCGGCGTCCCAGCGGATCACCCACTTGCGCGGGTTGAAGGGCTCGCCCTTGCGGTTCACCGAGGCGCGGTTATAGAGGATGCGCCGGTTCATCGGCCAGGCCCAGGCCCACCGGGGATGGAGCCCGATGCCGTTGGGGGCGTCGGCGGCGTCGCGCCGGGCGGCGAGGTTCCCCTCTTCCGTGTAGCCGCCACAGTAGATCCAGTTGCCCGAGAGCGTGCTGCCGTCGTCGCGGAGCTGGGCGAAGGCGGCCACCTGCTTGCCGGCCGCGAGCCGCGTGCCGTCCGCGCCCGTCACGTCGGCCGTGTAGCGCCCGTTCATCTCCTTCGCCACGCGATGCGGATCCGCCTCGTTGTGCCCGGGCTCCGTGTAGTCCCACGCCAGATGGCGGATCGGGTCGGGGAACACGCCGTCCTTCTCGTAGGCCGCCTTGAGCGCGCGGGCCAGCCCGTCGATGATGTCCAGATCCGGCCGGCTGTCGGCGATCGGCTTGATCGCGCGGTAGCGCCACTGGGCCCAGCGGCCACTGTTGACGATGCTGCCTTCCTTCTCCACCCCGGAGCAGGCGGGGAGGACGAACACTTCCGTCCCTATCTGCTTGGGATCGACACCCGGCCGCTTCCAGAAGCCCGCCGTCTCGTGCTCGAAGAGATCGGCCACCACCAGCCACTCGAGCTTGTCGAGCCCCGCGCGCACCAGGCGCGCGTTGGCGCCGCCCACCGCGGGGTTCTGGCCGAAGCAGAACATGCCCTTCACCTCGCCCGCGAACATGGCGTGGGTGAGCGCGAGGAAGGCATAGCCCTGGCTCTGGAACCCGCGCCCGAGCTTCGGCAGATTGGCGAAGGCGAAGCCGTGCGGCGCGACCGCGTGCTCGCCCCACCAGGCCTTGAGCAGGCTCACCACGTATTTCGGGGTGTTCTGGAGCCAGTTGGCGCTCTGCGGGTTGGCCGCCACCGGCGTCACGCGCTTGAGATAGTCGGCCAGATCCGAGTCGTCCTCGACCGGCATCTTGAGATAGCCGGGCAGGATGTCGTAGTTGAGACCTTGGTCCGTCGAGCCCTGCACGTTCGACTCGCCGCGCATGGCGTTGACCCCGCCGCCCGCCACCCCGATGTTGCCCAGCAGGAGCTGGAGAATGGCGTAGGAGCGGATGTTCTGCGTCCCGTGGCTGTGCTGGGCCGTGCCCATGGCGTAGAGCCACGTGCCCGCCCGGTCGGGCGCGTAGGTCGACGTATAGAGATCGCAGACCTGGAGATAGGCTTCCTTCGGCGTCCCGGTGATGCGGCACACGGTGTCCGCGTCGTAGCGCGCGAAGTGCTGCTTCAGGAGCTGGAACACGCAGCGCGGGTGCTTGAGCGTGGGATCGGTCTTGGGCTGGCCTTGCTCGTCCAGCTCGTAAGCCCACTTCGCCTTGTCATAGCGGCGCGCCTGCGCGTCCCAGCCCGCGAAGAGCCCATCCGCGAAGCCGTAGCCCGCGCCCACGATCCAGGAGGCGTTCGTGTACTCGCGCACGTACTCGTGCTGGATTCGGTCGTGGTCCAGCGCGTACTTGATCATGCCGCCCACGAAGGCGATGTCCGTGCCGGAGCGGAGCTTGGCGTAGACGTCCGCGATCGCGCTCGTACGGTTGAAGCGCGGGTCCACGTGCAGGATGTAGGCCCCGCGCTCCTTCGTGCGCGTGAGCCAGTTCATGGCGATCGGGTGGTCCTCGGCCGGGTTGCCGCCCATGATCAGGACGACGTCGGCGTTGAGCATGTCCACCCAGTGGTTGGTCATCGCCCCCCTGCCGAACGAGGCCGCCAGACCGGCGACCGTGGAGCTGTGTCAGAGTCGGGCCTGATGCTCGACGTAGCAGAGGCCGAGCGCCCGCATGAGCTTCACGAGGAGATAGGCCTCCTCGTTGTCGAGCGCCGAGCCGCCGAGGCAGGCGATGGCCTCCGTGCGGTTGACGATGCGGCCGTTCACGGTGGTCTTGAAGCTGCGGTCGCGCGTCGCCTTCACCTTGGTGGCGATGCGCGCGAGCGCCCAGTCCCACGTCTTCTCCTCCCAGGCCGTGCCGCCCGCCGCGCGGTAGAGCACCTTCTGGAGGCGCCGGGGGTTGTTCACCACCTGGATGGCGGAGGCGCCCTTGCTGCAGAGGGTGCCCTCGCTCACCGGGTGAGAAGGGTCACCTTCAATATTCATCACGCGGCCGTTCTGGGTGGAGACGACCTGGCCGCAGCCGACGCCGCAGAAGGGGCAGACCGTGGTGGAGGCGGTAGCGCCGCGGGTCTTGAGCACGGGGGCGGCGGGCGCGCAGCCGGCCTGGGTGAGGGAGGCCGCCGCGATGGCGCCGGTGGTCAGCCCGCCGAGGCCGCCGATGAACTGACGGCGCGTCGGCTGCGTGGAGGACTGCTGCGTGGGTTCGGACGCTGACTCCGCGCCCGGGTCCGGGACTTCCCCGTCGCTCATCGCGGCGAGGATACCCTGCCGGGAGGCCGCCGCCCAAATAAGACGAAGGGCGTATGCGGCCCGCCGCGTCGGCTGGCGGCGCGCAACCCCTAGTGGGCCGCTGTCGAGCCCTCCCGCCCGCTCCCCCGCGACGCCAGATGGCCCAGCTCGATGGGGATGGCGGCCTTGGCCAGCACCGTGAAGACGAAGGCGCCAAGCGCCCAGAGCCCCGCGCTCACCGTGAGCTCCACCCAGGTCGGCACATAGCGGGGGATCTTGCCCCAGGGCTCGGGGACGAAGCCCGGGATGATGGTGCCGATGCTCTTCTCGATCAGGACGCCGACGAAGAGGAGCGCGCAGGCGAGATAGAGGAGCGGCAGCGTCCGGCGCACGCGATGCACGCTCAGCATCACGGCGGCGGTCACGACCAGCGCCACGGAGGTCCAGCTCCAGGGGACGAGATCGGTGCGCCCCTCGAGGCCGCGGTAGAGGTACACCGCGCTCTCGCTGTGATGGGTGGTGCGGTAGAACTCCGTGAAGAGCTCGGAAACCAGCATCACGATCCCCACCTGGGCCGCCACCGTGGCCACCAGCGCGAGCTTCTGGATGGTGGAGTCGGGCACCGCATAGGGGGTGGCCCGCCGGATCACCGCCAGGATGATGATCATGAGCGCCGGGCCCGCGGCGAAGGCGGTGGCGAGGAAGCGCGGGCCGAGCAGGGCCGTGTTCCAGTACGGCCGCGCGGGCAGCCCCGCGTAGAGGAAGGCCGTCACCAGGTGCACGCTCACCGCCCAGAGGATGGAGAGGAACACCATGGGCACGTAGTAGCGGGGGTTGGGCTCGCGGCCGCGGTAGTGGCTGTAGAGGATGTAGAACGGCACCGCGAGGTTCAGGACGAGGTAGCCGTTCAGGACGAGGATGTCCCAGGCCAGCATGGAGCGCGGCCAGTTGTAGATGCCAATGACGGGCGTGAGGTGCCAGAGCCGCTCCGGCCCGCCCACGTCCACCACCACGAAGCCGATGGCGGCGACGAGGGCAGCCACCGCCAGGCCCTCGCCGAAGAGCACCGCGCTCTTGAAGTCCTGGTCGTGGAGCACATAGGTAGGCATCACCAGGATGACCGCGGCCGCCGCCATGCCCACCAGGAACGTGAAGCAGGAGATGTAGAGTCCCCAGCTCACGTGGTCGTGCATGCCAGTGGCGGCCAGCCCCTCACGGAGCTGGACGGAGTAGGCGAACGCGCCGGCCAGCATCACCAGCGTGAGCACGGCCATCCAGGCGTGGTAGAGGGGCCGGCCGCTGGTGACCTCGCGGAGTCCGCTCACGAAGAAGCCGATGAGGGACGCGCGGGGCGGGGGAGCCGTCATCGTGCTCATGCGCGTCAGTCCATGTAGTACCAGAACTTCGGCTCGGTCCCGAGATCCTCCTTGAGCCGGAACACTTTCTTGTTGGCGAGCACCCAGCGAATCTCACTGTCCGGGTCGAGGAGATTGCCGAAGATGCGCGCGCCTGTCGGGCAGGCCTCCACGCAGGCCGGGTTCCGCCCCTCGCGCGAGCGCTGGATGCAGAAGGTGCACTTCTCCACGACGCCCCGCTTCCGCAGGCGGTTGCCGAGATAGTGCTGATGCGGGTTCACCTCGTCGGCGGGCACCACCGGCTCGCTCCAGTTGAAGCGGCGCGCGTCGTAGGGGCAGGCCGCGATGCAGTAGCGGCAGCCGATGCACCAGTTGTAGTCCACGACCACGATGCCGTCGGGCTCCATCCACGTGGCCTTGACGGGGCAGACGTCCACGCAGGGCGGGTTCTGGCAGTGGAAGCACTGGGTGCCGATGTAGAAGTGCCCGGCCGCCGGCACCTCGTGGAAGAAGTCGTCCTCGGCGTGGCCGAAGTCGATCTGTCCCTTCTTGTGCTCGTGGATGCGGATGTACTGGATCGCCGATTTCCGATCCTGATTATTCTCCTTCACGCAGCCGCGGATGCAGTCCATGTAGCCCCGGCACTTGGAGATGTTGAAGGCGTAGCCGTAGAGCACGCCCGGCCGCGCGTCGCTGGGGGAGATGTCCACGCGTTGCCCGGTGCGCAGCTCGTGCAGGCGCTCGAGCCGCCGCACCGTGTCCACCTTCTCCTGGTCGGTCATCAGGCGGAAGTTCCCCTGGAAGTATTCCTGCCAGTCGAGCACCGCCTTCTCGCGCGTTTCGGCGGACGCGATGGGGTTGCACGCGGTCTGGAAGAGCCCGAGCCCGGCCAGGAGGCCGGCGGTGATGCCGCCAATCGCGGTGCGCCGGTCCACTTGGCGCTCGAGGAGCTGGCGGAAGCCGGAGAGATGCGGATCCTCCGCGGGGTCCACGCCGTCGGGCGGCGGGACGTCGGCGGCGAGGTGGCGCACGCGGTCGAGGCCAGCCTCCGCGTCGGACCAGCCGCTCCCGCCGCATCCGCATCCGCCGCTCCCGCAGCCGCAGCTGCCATCGTGCGCGGGGCGCGGCTGTATGACGGGCAGGGGGCGCCGGAGGGGCGTGCTCATCGATCGCCTCGCGTCATTCGTCTTTTCTCCCCGCCACGGCGGGCCAGCGCGTATCCCACCGTGGCGCGTGCGGGTTGTGGCACTGCGCGCAGGCAAAGACCACGCGCGGCGGCGCCCAGCCGCCCGCGCGCTTGCCATGGGCGCCGCTCGCCCAGTCGGCCGCCTGGCGGCTGTGGCACTGGGCGCAGACCTGATAGCTGTGGTCGTAGTCGACCGGGCTCTTCTCCAGCGTGCGCAGGTTGTCGGGGGCGTCCGGGGCATGGCACGTGGCGCAGCTCATCACCGTCGCGGGCGCATGCTCGAGCTTGACGCTCCAGTGCGCGCGCCGGGCTGAGTTGGCCGGCCCACGCATCCGCTCGAGCGGCACCGTGTGGCAGGTGGAGCAGGGGTACTTCTCCATGACGGGCGTGCGCGCCAGCACGAAGAAGCGCGGGCGGTCCGAGTAGCCCTGCGCCTCCACTCGCGGCGCGTTCGCCAGGTAGGGCTCGCTGCTGAGCCCTGCGTCGGGGTTCGGCGCCGTCGCGTGCTCGGTGATCTGCAGCACGGCAACGTGCTCCTCCTTCTCGTGGCACGCGGCAAGGCCGAGCGTTACCGCCAGCAGCGCCCCCGCGAGCGGCCCGGCGCCCTTCACCGCGCGCCGCCCTCTCCCGGCCGCGCGAAGGCCTCCGAGGATGTCGTGCCCAGCGCGTGGCACTGCCGGCAGCTCACGCGCTGGGGATGTGAGGTACGGAACGCGTCTACCGCGCCCGGCCCCGCGTGGCAGGCGCGGCAGTTCTCTCGCATCTGGAGCGCGTGCGGGATGCGCGGCGGGCTCCCCAGCATGGCCGCGCCTTTGAGCGGCGGCGGGGCCGATGCCTCCCAGGCGCTCGCCTGGAACGCGGGCCGCCCCGCCTGGGGCACATGGCACTGCCGGCACGAGGTCATCTCGGGGTGCGGTGTCACCGGCGCAAAGGCCTCGAAGCGCGGCACCCAGCCGCCCTCGGCGTGGCAGGCCAGGCACGCCTTGCCGAAGGCCTGGCGCTCGTCCACGGGGTGCGGGATCACCGGCGGCGCGCCCGGGTAGGCGCGGCGCGCGTAGTACACCTCGCGCGTGCGCTTGCGGTTGGGCTCCGTCGGCATGGCGGCGTAGTCGGCCGCGCGCGCCACGCGCGCGTACATGCCGGCCTCCGACGGCAGCGTGGGGGTGGTCTCCGCGGCCACGGGCATCACGCGCGCGGGCTCGCGCCCGGCGATCAGGCTCTGGCCCGCGACGACGACGACGGCCGCCATCAGCAAGACGGCCAGCCCGATCAGGAAATAGCGCGATCGGTCCACGGGACGTCCGGCCTCAGGCCCGCTCCACCTTCACCGCGCACTTCTTGTAGTCGGGCTGGCCCGAGATGGGGCAGAAGGCGTCCAGCGTCAGCTCATTGATCAGGAGCGACTCGTCGAAGAACGGCACGAACACCTGCCCCTCGGGCGGCCGCGCGCGGCCGTCGATCTGCGCGGGCAAAACAAGCGCCCCGCGGCGCGTGGTGAGGCGCACGCGCTGGCCGTTGGCGATGCCGAGGCGCCGCGCGTCGTCGGGATGGAGCTCCACGTACGCGGCGGGGACCGCCTGGTGCAGGATCGGTACGCGACGAGTCAGGGAGCCCGTGTGCCAGTGCTCGAGCACGCGCCCGGTGTTGAGCCAGAACGGATACTGCGCGTCCGGCGACTCGGCCGCAGCCTCGTAGGGCCGGAACCAGATCCACGCCCGCCGGTCCGGCTTGCCGTAGAAGTCGAAGGCGGCCTTGGCGGCGGGATCGTACTGCGCGTTGTAGCGCCACTTGGTCTCCTTGCCGTTCACGAAGGGCCAGATCACCCCCGGCCGGTTCCGGAGCTCCTCGTAGGGGGCCATCTCGTGCTCAGGCCCGGCCTGGAAGCGGCGGTACTCCTTCCAGATCTCCTCGATGTGTGCCGGCTCGCTCCAGGGGAAGAGCTTGTCGAAGCCCATGCGTCGCGCCACCTCGATGATCTGCCAGGTGTCCGACATGGCCTCGCCGGGCGGCCGCAGCATGGCTTCCCAGTGCTGGGTGCGCCGCTCCGAGTTGCCGAACATCCCCTCGCGCTCGATCCACATCGCCGCGGGCAGGATCACGTCGGCCACGTCCGTGGTAGGCGTGGGGTAGACGTCGGAGACCACGATGAAGCGATCGTCCTTCTTCAGGCCGTCGCGGTACCGGCGCAGCTTGGGCATCGTTACCATGGGGTTCGTGGTCTGGATCCACATGAAACGAATCTCTCCGCGATCCACCGCCCGGAACATCTCCACCGTGTGATAGGTGGGCTTCGGCGCGATACGCTCCAGGGGCACGTCCCAGATCTCGGCGGCGAGCTTCCGCGCCTTCTCGTCCGTCACATCCCCGTGGGGAAGGCGCTGGGTCAGCGTGCCGACCTCGCGCACCGTTCCGCACGCGCTCGGCTGGCCGGTGAGGGAGAAGGGGCTGTTGCCCGGCGTGGCGATCTTTCCCACCAGGAGATGGATGTTGTAGGCGAGGTTGTTGATCCACGTCCCGCGCGTGTGCTGGTTGAAGCCCATGCACCAGAGGCTCATGACCTTCTTCTTCGGGTCGCCGTAGAGCGAGGCGAGGTAGCGCAGCTCGCGCGCGGGCACACCGGAGAGCGCTTCCACCTTCTCGACCGTGTAGTCGCCCAGCAGCTCGCGATAGCGCTCGAACGTTACCGTCTTCGGCTCATCCTTGAAGGTAAACTTGTCCTCGAGCCCGTAGCCGATGTTGGTCTTGCCCTCGTGGAACGACACGTGGTCGCGCACGAAGCCCGCGTGCACCCAGTCGTTCCGGATGATCTCGTGGCAGATGGCATTGGCGATGGCGAGATCGGTCTGGGGCTTGAAGAGGATGCTCCGGTCGGCGGCCATGCTGGTCCGCGTCCAGCGCGTGGCGAGGTCGATGATCTTGACCTCGGGGTTCTTCAGCCGCCGCTCGAGCAGGCGGGAGAAGAGCACCGGGTGCATCTCCGCCATGTTGTTGCCCCAGAGCACGAAGACATCCGCGTGGTCGATGTCCTCGTAGTTGCCCATGGGCTCGTCGAGGCCGAAGCTCGACATGAACCCCGTGACCGCGCTCGCCATGCAGAGCCGCGCATTGGCCTCGAGATTGTTGGTGCCGATGGCGCCCTTCATGAACTTCGAGGCGACGTAGCCGTCGGGGATGGTCCACTGGCCCGAGCCGTACATGGCCACCGCGTCCTTGCCGTGGGCCTTGATGGTCTCCGCCATCTTCGACGCCACGAGGTCGAGGGCCTCCTTCATGGGGACGGGGGTGAGCTTGCCGTCCTTCCGCACCATCGCGCGGGTGAGGCGGTCCTTGCCGTAGAGGGCCATGACGGAGTGATAGCCCTTCACGCAGGCGAGCCCGCGGTTCACGGAGCTCGCGGGATCACCCTTCACCGCGACCGCTCGGCCGTTGCTGATGCCCACGAGGAGCCCGCAGCCGACCCCGCAGAAGCGACAAGGCGTCTTCTTCCAGGCGACGTCGCCATTGGCCGGCTGGGCGTTCCCGCCGGCCGCGGGCTGTGTGGGGGCGCCGGCCGGGCCGGCGGCGAACAGCACGCCCGGGAACATGGCCTCGGCCGCGCTGATCGCCGCACCCGCCGCCATGGACTTGAGGAGCTCGCGCCGCGTCATGGCCGCGCCTCGGCGTCGGCGTCCCCGGCGGGCTCAGTGTCGGCCAGGCCCGCGACGAGGCCCAGTCCGTGCAGCCCCGGCAGCGCCGCCAGCGCCACCTCGAGCGCGGCCTCGGCGGCCTCGTCCGGCGTGTCGGTGATCAGGACGAGGAGGTCGCGATTGAGGGCAGGCACGACCTGGCAGCCGCGCAGCCGGCCGAGCGCTGCGGCCAACTCGTCACGCCGTCCCGTAGCCGGGTAGGCCAGATAGCTCTTGATTGGCATATGGGCGCCCTCGCTTTCTTGAGCGTGCAGCGCAAGTCGCGATCGGCGGGCAGTATGCGGCGACAAGGGCGAATTCTCAATGGGACAAAGGACGTACAGAGCGCCGCCGCGCCGGCCCTTGTCGGACCGGCGCGGCGCGTCAGCGGCGCGGCTACTTCCCGATGGTGGCTTTGATCGACCCCAGGTGCTCGTTCACGTGATTGATCAGCACGCCCTCGACGATCTGCTCCACTGTCATGGCGGGCATGCCCGTCATCAGCGTGCCGGACTTCTTGAGATCCGCGTCCGACATCCCCTTCACGATGGCCGAGGCGCTCGCGATGCCCTTCTTGTTGAGCGCGACCGTCTCCGCCTTCGTGCAGCCGGCGAAGTCCTTCGCGTGCTGCGCGTTCATCTCGTCCAGCATCTGCATGGAGAAGGGCGGAAGGGTCTGCCCGGCCGCCACCGCCTTGGCCATACCCGAGATCGGCTCGTGCGCGCCCGCGGCGTGATGCGCCGTCACCCCCACCGGCCACTTCTCGGCCGAGGTCACCTTCTTCCAGTCGGCGTCCGACATCTTCTCGATCGTCTCGGTCAGTGCGTTCGCCCGCTCCTCGAACTGCTTCGCCAGCATGTCCGACCGTGCGCCCATGGCTGCCTCCTAGAGCTAGAGGGTTGTCTGACTTCACGGCCACCGTAGCACCGGGGTCCAGAGGCCGCAATGACCTGGGAGGTAACATTCGTGGCGCGTAATAGATGTGCAATGAAACGCCCGGTTATGCCGCGGGAGCGTATTGGCCACGAGTTGCACCTTGAGGTAGCCTGGCTACGTGGGCACGCTGCGCCTCGAAGAGATCTTCCGCGCCGAGCACGGCCGCATCCTGGCCACGCTCATCCGTCTTCTCGGCGATTTCGACGCCGCCGAGGAAGCGCTGCAGGAAGCGGTGGCGACCGCGCTCGAGCAGTGGCCGCAGCAGGGCACGCCCGGCAACCCGGCAAGCTGGCTCATCTCCACCGCGCGGCACAAGGCCATCGACGGCATGCGCCGCCGCGCCTTCCTCACGCGCAAGCAGGACGAGATCGCGCGACATATGGAGCAGACGGCGCCCGCCTCGGCGGCGGTCGGCGCGCCCGACTCGGACGGCGCCGGGCTGGGTGTCGGCCTCGGCGCGGAGGAGAGCGACGGCTCCCTCGCCGAGGACCGCCTGCGCCTGATCTTCACCTGCTGCCACCCCGCGCTCGCTCCGGACACTCAGGTGGCGCTGACGCTCCGGACGCTCGGCGGGCTCTCGACGGAAGAGATCGCCCACGCCTTCTTCGTCCCCACGCCCACCATGGCCCAGCGCCTGGTGCGCGCCAAGGGCAAGATCCGCGCCGCCGGCATCCCGTACGTGCTGCCTCCAGATGATGCCCTCGGGGAGCGCCTGCAGGCGGTGATGGCGGTGGTCTACCTCGTCTTCAACGAGGGCTACAGCGCGAGCTTCGGCGCGAGTCTCGTGCGGGACGATCTCTGCGAGCACGCCATTCGCCTCGGGCGCATGCTCGTCGAGCTCCTGCCCAGGCAGCCGGAAGCGCGAGGCTTGCTAGCGCTGATGCTCCTCCACGACGCGCGCCGCGCCACGCGCCTCGACGGCTGTGGCGACCTCGTCATGCTGGAGGACCAGGACCGCAGGCGCTGGGATCAGGCGCAGATCGAGGAAGGCGCGGCGCTGGTGGAGTCGGCGCTCCGCGCGGCCGGCCGCGGCGCGGGGCCGTATGCGCTACAGGCCGCGATCGCCGCGGTGCACGCCAACGCGAGGACCGCGGCGGAGACCGATTGGAAGGAGATCGTCGCCCTCTACGGCGTGCTCGCTGAGGTGCATCCCACGCCGGTGGTGGAGCTCAACCGTGCGGTGGCGGTCGCCATGGCGGGGGACGTGGCACGCGGGCTTGGGCTGGTTGACGCGCTGGCCGAGCGCGGGGAGCTCGCGGCGTATCACCTCCTGCCCACGGCGCGGGCCGAGCTGCTGCGGCGGCTCGGCCGGCGCGGGGAGGCCGCCAAGGCCTACCGCCGCGCGCTCGACCTGGTGAAGAACGAGGCGGAGCGCCGGCACCTCGAGAAGCGCCTGGCCGAGGTGGCCTAGCGCCCCGCCTCCTTCCATCCGCTACTTCCGCAGGGACCGCAGGCCCGTGCGCACCTCCTCGCAGAGGAGCTGCGGCTGCTCCCACGCCGCGAAGTGCCCGCCCTTGGGGATATCCGGTTGTAGTGGATGAGCTTTGGATACGCCTTCTCGGCCCAGCTCCGCGGGGCCTGATGGAGCTCGTCGGGGAAGACGCTGACGGCCACCGGGATGCGGACGTTCTTGGGGGTGAAGAAGGTGAGCTTGAACTCCCAGTAGAGGCGCGCCGAGGACACCCCCGTGTTCGTCAGCCAGTAGAGCGTGATGTTGTCGAGGACATGTCGCGCGTCAGACCTTCCGGCTGCCCGTCGAAGACCCGCGAGATGAGCTCCAGGCTCCGCGTCTCCGCCCCCATCAGATCGGTGACGATCGCGCCCCAGTCGCCGCCCTGCGCGACATAGCGCGTGTACCCCAGGCGTTGCATTAGCGTGATCCACGCCCGCGCGATGCGCGGGGCGTCCCAGCCGGTCGTGGCCGGCTTGCCCGAGAACCCGTAGCCCGGCATCGACGGGATCACCAGGTGGAAGGCATCCGACGCGCTCGCGCCGTGGGCCGTCGGATTGGTCAGCGGCTCGACGATCTTCAGCTGCTCGACGACCGAGCCGGGCCAGCCGTGAGTAACGATCATCGGGAGAGCGTCTTCGTGCTTCGAGCGGACGTGAATGAAGTGGATGTCCAGCCCATCGATCTCGGTGAGGAATTGCGGGAGGGCGTTGAGCCTCGCCTCGACCTTGCGCCAGTCGTATTCCGTCGCCCAGTAGCGCGCCAGCTTCTGAATCGTCCCGAGCCGCGTCCCCTGCGAGTAGTCCGAGACGGTCTCCTTGTCGGGCCAGCGCGTGGCCGCGACGCGGGCGCGCAGGGCCGTAAGCTCCTGCTCGGGGATCTGGATAGAGAACGGCCGGATGGTCGTGTCAGCCATGGGGGGACCTCCTGCTGCGGTGAGGGCGCTACACCTGGTAGTGATCGCGGGGTCGCGCGGAGGCCGATCCTTCGCAGTGGCCATCTCCCG includes:
- a CDS encoding cytochrome c3 family protein; its protein translation is MKGAGPLAGALLAVTLGLAACHEKEEHVAVLQITEHATAPNPDAGLSSEPYLANAPRVEAQGYSDRPRFFVLARTPVMEKYPCSTCHTVPLERMRGPANSARRAHWSVKLEHAPATVMSCATCHAPDAPDNLRTLEKSPVDYDHSYQVCAQCHSRQAADWASGAHGKRAGGWAPPRVVFACAQCHNPHAPRWDTRWPAVAGRKDE
- a CDS encoding nitrate reductase cytochrome c-type subunit, translated to MDRSRYFLIGLAVLLMAAVVVVAGQSLIAGREPARVMPVAAETTPTLPSEAGMYARVARAADYAAMPTEPNRKRTREVYYARRAYPGAPPVIPHPVDERQAFGKACLACHAEGGWVPRFEAFAPVTPHPEMTSCRQCHVPQAGRPAFQASAWEASAPPPLKGAAMLGSPPRIPHALQMRENCRACHAGPGAVDAFRTSHPQRVSCRQCHALGTTSSEAFARPGEGGAR
- a CDS encoding molybdopterin-dependent oxidoreductase, translating into MTRRELLKSMAAGAAISAAEAMFPGVLFAAGPAGAPTQPAAGGNAQPANGDVAWKKTPCRFCGVGCGLLVGISNGRAVAVKGDPASSVNRGLACVKGYHSVMALYGKDRLTRAMVRKDGKLTPVPMKEALDLVASKMAETIKAHGKDAVAMYGSGQWTIPDGYVASKFMKGAIGTNNLEANARLCMASAVTGFMSSFGLDEPMGNYEDIDHADVFVLWGNNMAEMHPVLFSRLLERRLKNPEVKIIDLATRWTRTSMAADRSILFKPQTDLAIANAICHEIIRNDWVHAGFVRDHVSFHEGKTNIGYGLEDKFTFKDEPKTVTFERYRELLGDYTVEKVEALSGVPARELRYLASLYGDPKKKVMSLWCMGFNQHTRGTWINNLAYNIHLLVGKIATPGNSPFSLTGQPSACGTVREVGTLTQRLPHGDVTDEKARKLAAEIWDVPLERIAPKPTYHTVEMFRAVDRGEIRFMWIQTTNPMVTMPKLRRYRDGLKKDDRFIVVSDVYPTPTTDVADVILPAAMWIEREGMFGNSERRTQHWEAMLRPPGEAMSDTWQIIEVARRMGFDKLFPWSEPAHIEEIWKEYRRFQAGPEHEMAPYEELRNRPGVIWPFVNGKETKWRYNAQYDPAAKAAFDFYGKPDRRAWIWFRPYEAAAESPDAQYPFWLNTGRVLEHWHTGSLTRRVPILHQAVPAAYVELHPDDARRLGIANGQRVRLTTRRGALVLPAQIDGRARPPEGQVFVPFFDESLLINELTLDAFCPISGQPDYKKCAVKVERA
- a CDS encoding DinB family protein — protein: MGARSDMLAKQFEERANALTETIEKMSDADWKKVTSAEKWPVGVTAHHAAGAHEPISGMAKAVAAGQTLPPFSMQMLDEMNAQHAKDFAGCTKAETVALNKKGIASASAIVKGMSDADLKKSGTLMTGMPAMTVEQIVEGVLINHVNEHLGSIKATIGK
- a CDS encoding RNA polymerase sigma factor, which produces MGTLRLEEIFRAEHGRILATLIRLLGDFDAAEEALQEAVATALEQWPQQGTPGNPASWLISTARHKAIDGMRRRAFLTRKQDEIARHMEQTAPASAAVGAPDSDGAGLGVGLGAEESDGSLAEDRLRLIFTCCHPALAPDTQVALTLRTLGGLSTEEIAHAFFVPTPTMAQRLVRAKGKIRAAGIPYVLPPDDALGERLQAVMAVVYLVFNEGYSASFGASLVRDDLCEHAIRLGRMLVELLPRQPEARGLLALMLLHDARRATRLDGCGDLVMLEDQDRRRWDQAQIEEGAALVESALRAAGRGAGPYALQAAIAAVHANARTAAETDWKEIVALYGVLAEVHPTPVVELNRAVAVAMAGDVARGLGLVDALAERGELAAYHLLPTARAELLRRLGRRGEAAKAYRRALDLVKNEAERRHLEKRLAEVA